Proteins from one Haliaeetus albicilla chromosome 28, bHalAlb1.1, whole genome shotgun sequence genomic window:
- the ACTR6 gene encoding actin-related protein 6 — protein MATLVLDNGAYNAKIGYSHASVSVIPNCQFRSKTARLKTFTANQLDEIKDPSGLFYILPFQKGYLVNWDVQRQVWDYLFGKEMYQVDFVDTNIIITEPYFNFSSIQESMNEILFEEYQFQAVLRVNAGALSAHRYFRDNPSELCCIIVDSGYSFTHIVPYCRSKKKKEAIIRINVGGKLLTNHLKEIISYRQLHVMDETHVINQVKEDVCYVSQDFYKDMDIAKLKGEENTVMVDYVLPDFSTIKKGFCKPREEMVLSGKYKTGEQILRLTNERFAVPEILFHPSDIGIQEMGIPEAIVYSIQNLPEEMQPHFFKNIVLTGGNTLFPGFRDRVYSEVRCLTPTDYDVSVVLPENPITYSWEGGKLISENDDFEDMVVTREDYEEHGHNICEEKFDI, from the exons ATGGCGACGCTGGTGCTGGATAACGGCGCCTACAACGCCAAGATCGGCTACAGCCACGCGAGCGTCAG cGTTATTCCCAACTGTCAGTTCAGATCCAAGACTGCGCGCTTGAAAACCTTTACGGCAAATCAACTGGATGAGATTAAAGATCCCTCCGGTCTTTTTTATATTCTCCCTTTCCAGAAA GGTTACTTGGTGAACTGGGATGTCCAGAGACAGGTGTGGGATTatctttttggaaaagaaatgtatcAA GTGGATTTTGTAGATACCAATATTATTATTACCGAACCTTATTTTAACTTCAGTTCAATACAAGAATCCATGAATGAAATTCTATTTGAAGAATATCAATTTCAAGCAGTTCTTAGAGTAAATG ctggAGCTCTTAGTGCGCACAGGTATTTCCGGGATAATCCATCTGAGCTATGTTGTATCATTGTGGATAGTGGATACTCTTTTACACACATTGTACCTTACTGTagaagtaaaaagaagaaagaggcaaTCATCAG GATTAATGTTGGAGGAAAACTCTTAACCAACCATCTGAAGGAGATAATCTCTTACAG GCAGCTACATGTTATGGATGAAACGCATGTAATTAATCAAGTGAAAGAAGATGTGTGTTACGTTTCTCAAGACTTTTACAAGGACATGGACATTGCCAA AttgaaaggagaggaaaatactGTAATGGTAGATTATGTTTTGCCTGACTTCAGCACAATCAAAAAGGGATTTTGTAAG CCAAGGGAAGAGATGGTGTTAAGTGGAAAATACAAGACTGGCGAACAAATACTTCGTCTAACAAATGAAAGATTTGCAGTTCCAGAAATACTCTTCCATCCTTCAGATATTGGTATTCAAGAGATGGGAATTCCCGAAGCCATTGTTTATTCCATTCAGAATTTACCTGAAG aaatgcagCCTCATTTCTTCAAGAACATAGTTCTGACTGGGGGAAACACCCTTTTTCCAGGCTTCAGAGATCGGGTTTATTCTGAAGTTCGATGTCTTACTCCAACTGATTATGATGTTTCCGTTGTTCTTCCTGAAAA CCCTATTACTTATTCTTGGGAAGGTGGGAAGCTCATTTCTGAAAACGATGATTTTGAAGACATGGTAGTAACTAGAGAAGACTATGAAGAACATGGACACAATATCTGTGAAGAGAAATTTGATATATAG